A part of Sugiyamaella lignohabitans strain CBS 10342 chromosome D, complete sequence genomic DNA contains:
- the BUD23 gene encoding Bud23p (Methyltransferase; methylates residue G1575 of 18S rRNA; required for rRNA processing and nuclear export of 40S ribosomal subunits independently of methylation activity; diploid mutant displays random budding pattern; GO_component: GO:0005737 - cytoplasm [Evidence IEA,IEA]; GO_component: GO:0005737 - cytoplasm [Evidence IDA] [PMID 14562095]; GO_component: GO:0005730 - nucleolus [Evidence IDA] [PMID 18332120]; GO_component: GO:0005634 - nucleus [Evidence IEA,IEA]; GO_component: GO:0005634 - nucleus [Evidence IDA] [PMID 14562095]; GO_function: GO:0008757 - S-adenosylmethionine-dependent methyltransferase activity [Evidence ISS] [PMID 9873020]; GO_function: GO:0008168 - methyltransferase activity [Evidence IEA,IEA]; GO_function: GO:0016435 - rRNA (guanine) methyltransferase activity [Evidence IMP] [PMID 18332120]; GO_function: GO:0016740 - transferase activity [Evidence IEA]; GO_process: GO:0000282 - cellular bud site selection [Evidence IMP] [PMID 11452010]; GO_process: GO:0000447 - endonucleolytic cleavage in ITS1 to separate SSU-rRNA from 5.8S rRNA and LSU-rRNA from tricistronic rRNA transcript (SSU-rRNA, 5.8S rRNA, LSU-rRNA) [Evidence IMP] [PMID 18332120]; GO_process: GO:0008152 - metabolic process [Evidence IEA]; GO_process: GO:0032259 - methylation [Evidence IEA]; GO_process: GO:0070476 - rRNA (guanine-N7)-methylation [Evidence IMP] [PMID 18332120]; GO_process: GO:0000056 - ribosomal small subunit export from nucleus [Evidence IMP] [PMID 18332120]) yields the protein MSRPEYTAPPEVFYNDDESKKYTTSTRVQHIQAEMTLRALELLNVPPSQHILDIGCGSGLSGEILSEEGHSWIGMDISTSMIANAVDREVEGDLFLADMGSGIPFRAGSFDAAISISAIQWLCNADTSTANPKKRLMTFFQTLYASLKRGGKVVCQFYPSNDKQTDAILNAAKMTGFAGGLVVDDAESKKNKKYYLVLAAGQTDADQEINLDGVKMDASAMVTSKKRRNKKDESRKDYIMRKKELMRKRGKTIAKDSKFTARKRGPKF from the coding sequence ATGTCGCGACCCGAGTACACAGCACCGCCAGAGGTGTTTTATAACGACGATGAGTCAAAAAAGTATACGACGTCGACGCGTGTGCAGCATATTCAGGCCGAGATGACGCTGAGAGCGTTGGAGCTGCTCAACGTGCCTCCCAGCCAACATATCCTGGATATCGGGTGTGGATCAGGGTTGTCAGGAGAGATTTTGTCGGAAGAGGGCCATAGCTGGATTGGAATGGACATTTCCACTTCCATGATTGCTAATGCTGTTGACAGAGAGGTCGAAGGAGACCTTTTTTTGGCCGATATGGGCAGTGGTATTCCTTTTCGAGCTGGTTCGTTTGATGCCGCTATCAGCATTAGTGCTATTCAGTGGTTGTGTAATGCTGATACTTCTACAGCCAATCCTAAAAAGCGATTAATGACTTTCTTTCAGACGTTGTATGCTTCATTGAAACGAGGAGGAAAAGTTGTGTGCCAGTTCTATCCGTCGAATGATAAGCAGACGGACGCTATTTTGAATGCTGCAAAGATGACAGGttttgctggtggtctgGTTGTAGATGACGCCGAGtccaagaaaaacaaaaagtatTATTTAGTGCTGGCAGCAGGCCAGACTGACGCTGACCAGGAAATCAACCTCGACGGCGTGAAAATGGACGCCTCGGCCATGGTGACATCCAAGAAGAGACGAAATAAGAAGGACGAGTCCCGCAAGGATTACATCATGCGAAAGAAGGAGCTCATGCGAAAAAGAGGCAAGACCATTGCCAAGGACAGCAAATTTACTGCCAGAAAGAGAGGGCCCAAATTTTAA
- the VMA4 gene encoding H(+)-transporting V1 sector ATPase subunit E (Subunit E of the V1 domain of the vacuolar H+-ATPase (V-ATPase); V-ATPase is an electrogenic proton pump found throughout the endomembrane system; V1 domain has eight subunits; required for the V1 domain to assemble onto the vacuolar membrane; protein abundance increases in response to DNA replication stress; GO_component: GO:0000329 - fungal-type vacuole membrane [Evidence TAS] [PMID 11717306]; GO_component: GO:0000329 - fungal-type vacuole membrane [Evidence IDA] [PMID 23708375]; GO_component: GO:0016021 - integral component of membrane [Evidence ISM] [PMID 12192589]; GO_component: GO:0016020 - membrane [Evidence IEA]; GO_component: GO:0033178 - proton-transporting two-sector ATPase complex, catalytic domain [Evidence IEA]; GO_component: GO:0005774 - vacuolar membrane [Evidence IEA]; GO_component: GO:0000221 - vacuolar proton-transporting V-type ATPase, V1 domain [Evidence IDA] [PMID 16774922]; GO_component: GO:0005773 - vacuole [Evidence IEA]; GO_function: GO:0046961 - proton-transporting ATPase activity, rotational mechanism [Evidence IEA]; GO_function: GO:0046961 - proton-transporting ATPase activity, rotational mechanism [Evidence TAS] [PMID 10224039]; GO_function: GO:0046961 - proton-transporting ATPase activity, rotational mechanism [Evidence TAS] [PMID 9442887]; GO_process: GO:0015991 - ATP hydrolysis coupled proton transport [Evidence IEA]; GO_process: GO:0006811 - ion transport [Evidence IEA]; GO_process: GO:0015992 - proton transport [Evidence IEA]; GO_process: GO:0006810 - transport [Evidence IEA]; GO_process: GO:0007035 - vacuolar acidification [Evidence TAS] [PMID 10224039]; GO_process: GO:0007035 - vacuolar acidification [Evidence TAS] [PMID 9442887]), with protein MPANQALSDDQVAGELQKMVEFIKKEADEKAKEIELKANEEYEIDKATVVRSETASIDHLYERKYKQSELSQQIAKSTIANQIRLKVLRAKEDALSEILEEAAQKLKTVANDKAKYETVLDGLIQEGLFALMDDKISLRVREADVGLVEKAIPSAIKAFEEKTSHTGTQVSIDKDNFLPKDSAGGVIIVNSTGKIDVDNTLEERLKLLSETSLPQIRLALFGASASRKHFD; from the coding sequence ATGCCCGCAAACCAAGCGTTGAGCGACGACCAGGTCGCTGGCGAACTCCAGAAGATGGTGGAGTTTATTAAGAAAGAGGCTGATGAGAAGGCCAAGGAGATCGAGTTGAAGGCCAACGAGGAGTACGAGATTGACAAGGCCACTGTTGTGAGGTCCGAGACCGCCTCGATTGATCATTTGTATGAGCGTAAATACAAGCAATCCGAGCTGTCGCAACAGATTGCCAAGTCCACTATTGCCAACCAGATCCGTTTAAAGGTTCTTCGTGCTAAAGAGGATGCACTCAGCGAGATTCTTGAAGAGGCTGCTCAAAAGCTCAAGACTGTTGCTAATGATAAAGCCAAGTACGAGACAGTTCTTGATGGATTGATCCAAGAAGGTCTTTTTGCGCTTATGGACGATAAAATTAGTTTAAGAGTTCGTGAGGCCGATGTCGGTCTCGTCGAGAAAGCCATTCCCAGTGCCATTAAAGCTTTTGAGGAGAAGACATCTCACACCGGAACTCAAGTCTCGATCGATAAGGACAACTTCCTGCCCAAAGACTCGGCCGGCGGCGTGATCATTGTCAACAGCACCGGCAAAATCGACGTCGACAACACCCTAGAAGAGCGTCTCAAGCTCTTATCCGAGACCTCGCTGCCACAAATCCGTCTGGCCCTGTTCGGCGCCTCGGCCTCCCGCAAGCACTTCGACTAA
- the CSR1 gene encoding Csr1p (Phosphatidylinositol transfer protein; has a potential role in regulating lipid and fatty acid metabolism under heme-depleted conditions; interacts specifically with thioredoxin peroxidase; may have a role in oxidative stress resistance; protein abundance increases in response to DNA replication stress; GO_component: GO:0005737 - cytoplasm [Evidence IEA,IEA]; GO_component: GO:0005829 - cytosol [Evidence IDA] [PMID 12869188]; GO_component: GO:0005768 - endosome [Evidence IEA,IEA]; GO_component: GO:0005768 - endosome [Evidence IDA] [PMID 10848624]; GO_component: GO:0005768 - endosome [Evidence IDA] [PMID 12869188]; GO_component: GO:0005811 - lipid particle [Evidence IDA] [PMID 17803462]; GO_component: GO:0005739 - mitochondrion [Evidence IDA] [PMID 14576278]; GO_component: GO:0005739 - mitochondrion [Evidence IDA] [PMID 16823961]; GO_component: GO:0005628 - prospore membrane [Evidence IDA] [PMID 24390141]; GO_function: GO:0008525 - phosphatidylcholine transporter activity [Evidence IDA] [PMID 10848624]; GO_function: GO:0008526 - phosphatidylinositol transporter activity [Evidence IDA] [PMID 10848624]; GO_process: GO:0043001 - Golgi to plasma membrane protein transport [Evidence IGI] [PMID 10848624]; GO_process: GO:0006893 - Golgi to plasma membrane transport [Evidence IGI] [PMID 16126894]; GO_process: GO:0016042 - lipid catabolic process [Evidence IEA]; GO_process: GO:0006629 - lipid metabolic process [Evidence IEA]; GO_process: GO:0006869 - lipid transport [Evidence IEA]; GO_process: GO:0045717 - negative regulation of fatty acid biosynthetic process [Evidence IDA,IGI,IMP] [PMID 17803462]; GO_process: GO:1901352 - negative regulation of phosphatidylglycerol biosynthetic process [Evidence IGI] [PMID 12869188]; GO_process: GO:0046488 - phosphatidylinositol metabolic process [Evidence IGI] [PMID 16262726]; GO_process: GO:0009395 - phospholipid catabolic process [Evidence IEA]; GO_process: GO:0015914 - phospholipid transport [Evidence IDA] [PMID 10848624]; GO_process: GO:2001247 - positive regulation of phosphatidylcholine biosynthetic process [Evidence IGI] [PMID 12869188]; GO_process: GO:0006810 - transport [Evidence IEA]) → MTPTTSYPELNMTSSNVVRTFTASSRMSHISFGSSNSDLTPSNRSILSESSDSTPLPEDYVIKVKQMYAHILVYTGDAPKSTIPGLMASTTKNFDHRAQNVLKSHLYKISPDKFKTTYRNVVRAENFDIILLRYLKKRKFNVLKALALFADFMVWRVKFAIDELNERGDEGALASGDEGFILQYKLGKAVFNQGRDKAGRPLVIVRVQRHNPKAQSDAAMNRFIAKVFEDAKLLLLGYNESGAAIFDLTDFTISNMDYSAVKMINSCYKFYVGLLGHVYIYNAPSIFLTIWKAIKVWLDPSLVARVTFTKNLSKHITADNLPPDMEGTQPHIYEYKQVVPGENRKMKDLETIDRLQTTRGELFDLLSDLTVLWIKAPENTQLTHNLAKQRALVLDDLRRNYYQLDPYIRGRTVYDRDGTFGAIVPELTEGYAESEAAGIVLSQSASSIVTAVNNPPPDSSPRASHSPKHMHTKVSLVPLIV, encoded by the coding sequence ATGACTCCTACTACGTCGTATCCCGAGCTGAACATGACGAGCTCGAATGTAGTGAGAACCTTCACGGCGTCGTCTCGCATGTCTCATATCTCGTTCGGCTCATCCAACTCGGACTTGACTCCATCCAATCGATCTATTCTGTCAGAGTCATCTGATTCCACGCCGCTTCCGGAGGACTATGTTATTAAAGTCAAGCAGATGTATGCTCATATTCTCGTCTATACAGGCGATGCACCCAAATCCACAATCCCAGGGCTCATGGCGTCCACCACCAAGAATTTCGACCACCGGGCTCAGAATGTGCTGAAATCGCATCTTTACAAGATTTCGCCAGACAAGTTCAAAACGACGTATCGTAACGTTGTTCGTGCTGAGAACTTCGATATTATCCTGCTGCGATATCTCAAGAAACGCAAGTTCAATGTGTTAAAAGCACTAGCTTTATTTGCGGATTTCATGGTGTGGAGAGTCAAGTTCGCAATAGACGAACTCAACGAACGGGGTGATGAAGGTGCCTTAGCTAGTGGTGATGAAGGTTTTATTCTTCAATATAAACTGGGAAAAGCCGTTTTTAATCAAGGTAGAGATAAAGCCGGAAGACCACTTGTAATTGTGCGAGTACAACGACACAACCCTAAAGCTCAGTCAGATGCTGCTATGAACAGATTCATTGCCAAAGTGTTTGAAGATGCGaaactgcttcttcttggatATAACGAGTCGGGAGCAGCTATTTTCGACTTGACCGACTTTACTATCTCTAATATGGACTACTCGGCAGTGAAAATGATCAATTCATGCTATAAATTCTATGTGGGTTTATTAGGCCATGTTTACATTTACAATGCTCCATCAATTTTCCTAACCATCTGGAAAGCTATTAAAGTATGGCTGGACCCCAGTCTGGTTGCTCGTGTCACATTTACCAAGAACCTGTCGAAACACATCACTGCTGACAATCTTCCTCCAGACATGGAAGGCACTCAGCCACATATCTACGAGTACAAACAGGTTGTTCCTGGCGAGAACCGCAAAATGAAAGATCTCGAGACCATTGATCGATTACAAACCACCCGAGGTGAACTGTTCGACCTATTATCCGACCTGACTGTACTATGGATCAAAGCTCCTGAAAACACTCAACTCACCCACAACCTCGCCAAACAGCGGGCTTTGGTTCTTGACGACCTGCGTCGCAACTACTACCAACTGGATCCCTACATTCGTGGTCGAACTGTCTACGACCGAGACGGAACTTTTGGCGCCATTGTCCCCGAACTTACTGAAGGCTATGCCGAGTCTGAAGCAGCCGGCATCGTCCTCTCCCAAAGCGCCTCGTCCATCGTCACTGCCGTCAATAATCCACCTCCCGACTCTTCCCCACGAGCCTCTCACTCTCCCAAACACATGCACACCAAAGTATCCCTGGTCCCTCTCATCGTCTAA
- the APL5 gene encoding Apl5p (Delta adaptin-like subunit of the clathrin associated protein complex; functions in transport of alkaline phosphatase to the vacuole via the alternate pathway; suppressor of loss of casein kinase 1 function; the clathrin associated protein complex is also known as AP-3; GO_component: GO:0030123 - AP-3 adaptor complex [Evidence IMP] [PMID 9250663]; GO_component: GO:0005794 - Golgi apparatus [Evidence IEA,IEA,IEA]; GO_component: GO:0030665 - clathrin-coated vesicle membrane [Evidence IEA]; GO_component: GO:0031410 - cytoplasmic vesicle [Evidence IEA]; GO_component: GO:0016020 - membrane [Evidence IEA]; GO_component: GO:0030117 - membrane coat [Evidence IEA]; GO_function: GO:0005515 - protein binding [Evidence IPI] [PMID 10559961]; GO_function: GO:0008565 - protein transporter activity [Evidence IEA]; GO_process: GO:0006896 - Golgi to vacuole transport [Evidence IMP] [PMID 9335339]; GO_process: GO:0006886 - intracellular protein transport [Evidence IEA]; GO_process: GO:0006623 - protein targeting to vacuole [Evidence IMP] [PMID 17895371]; GO_process: GO:0015031 - protein transport [Evidence IEA,IEA]; GO_process: GO:0006810 - transport [Evidence IEA]; GO_process: GO:0016192 - vesicle-mediated transport [Evidence IEA]), with the protein MAIMKLTYLEMYGNDMSWASFHVLEVMSSAKFQQKRVGYLAAAQSFRANTDVLMLTTNLLKKDLGSANPLEVSTSLSAAASIVTPSLAHDLSPDILKMLNHSRPYIRKKAVLAMYKVFLQYPEALPGAFPRLKDKLEDADPSVVSATVNVICELAKQTSGTGSEITKTYLSLAPQLYELLTTSKNNWMLIKILKLFSALAPTEPRLKPKLLPPIIQLMRTTTAMSLLYECINCIVSGDMLDEDDYEVAELCVSKLRTFLEEHDQNLKYVGLLALGKIVVKHPQFVINLQDVILECADDKDLTIRDCVLDLIPGIVTENNIYHIVNKLMDQLRASRGILSPGSAGVAAGAGGTSAEDNKNNSALDNHNSRIIESIISVCSKDTYSLVPDFEWYTTILVELVQLGTDNVGWRIGDQLRNIAIRVKSMRGVIVEASVRLLMNYQLMTHMPSVVKFVVWIVGEYASLVPNVHELLTQLITSRYGDEEAELGYMANSGISGTFGMFTTFGSAVSGGAGGNTSSSHGNGRHGPGSNSPSNAQFGTVEASIQAVVKLYSNWAGQANWPSGFHFQVLEATNQLITYLEHYSTAISYEVQERAVGFLELVKVAKEAIEQLPDNSETPPLLLTLAIPSMFNGYELNPVAQNSQRKIPLPEDLDLDTEIYPAYALSDIEDDYEIEDEASTLVDGTTILIEDTPLTEQDLERKRLERLERQRDDPFYIPISSGNQTPLENSRSNTPTPGIAIANAGGSGSQPSSYTPGSHISSASQPSKFMPPPRRTKVEIIQDEKIDGVDDVDETTTTTVKTKSKTSKSRSKPLFKIESRLTKLDLNPETSTTTDQAATLEVQKLRQQLLNESSSKPAASSDEILVTHKKIKKKKPKSTTGEAGEATPKKKKKKKVTSSEPPAAAEPAPETMY; encoded by the coding sequence ATGGCAATTATGAAATTGACGTATTTGGAGATGTATGGCAATGATATGTCATGGGCCAGTTTCCATGTGCTCGAGGTTATGAGTAGTGCCAAATTCCAGCAGAAACGAGTGGGATATTTGGCGGCGGCTCAGAGTTTCCGTGCTAATACCGATGTATTGATGCTGACGACTAATTTGTTAAAGAAAGATTTGGGCTCGGCTAACCCGCTTGAAGTGTCTACATCACTCagtgcagcagcatcgatTGTCACCCCATCGCTGGCTCATGACCTATCTCCagatattttgaaaatgttgaACCATTCTCGACCTTATATCAGGAAGAAGGCTGTTTTGGCAATGTATAAAGTGTTTCTTCAGTACCCAGAAGCACTGCCAGGTGCATTTCCTAGGCTTAAAGACAAGTTAGAAGATGCCGACCCGTCAGTTGTATCAGCTACCGTCAATGTTATTTGTGAGCTAGCCAAACAAACCAGTGGTACTGGAAGTGAAATCACAAAGACTTATTTGTCATTAGCACCACAACTTTATGAACTGTTGACTACATCTAAAAATAACTGGATGTTGATCAAGATTCTTAAACTATTTTCGGCCCTGGCTCCGACTGAACCAAGACTGAAACCAAAGCTTTTACCACCAATTATCCAACTCATGAGAACTACTACTGCCATGTCGCTTCTTTATGAGTGTATTAATTGTATTGTAAGTGGTGATATGctggatgaagatgattaTGAGGTGGCTGAATTATGTGTTAGTAAGCTTCGTACGTTTTTGGAAGAGCATGATCAGAACTTGAAGTATGTTGGTTTGCTGGCGTTGGGGAAGATAGTTGTAAAGCATCCACAGTTTGTGATTAACTTGCAAGATGTGATTTTGGAGTGTGCTGATGATAAGGATCTGACAATTCGCGACTGTgttcttgatcttattCCTGGCATTGTCACTGAGAACAATATTTATCATATTGTAAATAAGCTGATGGATCAGTTACGAGCATCTCGAGGTATTTTATCGCCCGGATCTGCTGGTGTAGCAGCTGGTGCCGGTGGTACTTCGGCTGAAGACAATAAGAACAACTCGGCCTTGGATAACCACAATTCACGGATTATTGAAAGTATTATTAGCGTGTGTTCAAAAGATACTTATAGTTTAGTGCCTGATTTTGAATGGTATACGACAATTCTTGTAGAGCTTGTTCAGCTTGGTACTGACAATGTTGGCTGGAGAATCGGTGACCAACTGCGTAATATCGCTATTAGAGTCAAGAGTATGAGAGGCGTCATTGTCGAGGCATCAGTAAGACTTTTGATGAATTACCAACTCATGACACATATGCCATCGGTTGTCAAGTTTGTTGTGTGGATTGTTGGAGAGTACGCCAGTCTGGTGCCCAATGTCCATGAACTGCTGACCCAGCTGATTACTAGTAGATACggagatgaagaagctgagCTGGGTTATATGGCCAACAGCGGTATTTCTGGTACTTTTGGCATGTTTACTACGTTTGGAAGTGCTGTTTCTGGCGGTGCTGGTGGGAATACTAGTAGTAGTCACGGCAATGGACGACATGGACCCGGTAGTAACTCCCCATCAAATGCCCAATTTGGCACTGTCGAAGCGTCTATACAAGCAGTTGTAAAGCTGTATTCAAACTGGGCTGGACAGGCTAACTGGCCTTCGGGATTTCATTTCCAAGTTTTGGAAGCAACGAACCAGCTTATTACATATCTTGAACACTACTCAACAGCCATCTCATATGAAGTACAAGAACGAGCTGTTGGGTTCCTGGAACTTGTTAAAGTAGCCaaagaagcaattgaacAACTGCCCGATAACAGCGAAACACCACCTCTGTTACTGACACTGGCCATCCCATCGATGTTCAACGGTTATGAGTTGAACCCAGTAGCACAGAACTCGCAAAGGAAAATACCACTTCCTGAAGACCTTGATCTCGACACTGAGATAtaccctgcatatgcattATCCGACATTGAAGACGACTACGAAATAGAAGACGAGGCGAGTACGTTGGTCGATGGAACCACCATTCTCATTGAAGACACCCCATTGACTGAACAAGATCTTGAACGTAAACGGCTCGAGAGACTCGAACGACAAAGAGACGATCCATTTTACATCCCCATCTCATCTGGCAACCAAACACCGCTTGAGAACTCTCGATCCAACACACCGACCCCTGGCATTGCTATTGCCAATGCCGGTGGTAGTGGCAGTCAACCGTCGAGCTACACCCCTGGCTCGCACATCTCGTCAGCATCGCAGCCATCTAAATTCATGCCACCTCCCCGAAGAACGAAAGTGGAGATTATACAGGACGAGAAGATTGACGGCGTTGACGACGTTGACGAGACCACTACTACCACAGTCAAAACCAAGTCCAAGACCAGCAAATCACGAAGCAAGCCACTTTTCAAGATCGAAAGCCGGTTGACGAAACTAGATCTGAACCCAGAAACGTCCACCACAACCGACCAAGCAGCCACTCTCGAAGTGCAAAAACTGCGCCAGCAACTCCTCAACGAGTCGTCATCCAAACCTGCCGCATCTTCAGACGAAATTCTCGTTACCCAcaagaaaatcaagaaaaagaagcccAAATCTACAACCGGAGAAGCAGGCGAGGCCACTccgaaaaagaagaaaaagaagaaagtgaCCTCTTCCGAgcctccagcagcagctgaacCTGCTCCTGAAACTATGTACTAA